In Panacibacter ginsenosidivorans, the following proteins share a genomic window:
- a CDS encoding OmpH family outer membrane protein, translated as MKKILIIAIGFMLLTATTYAQRYAVIDTKYILNKMPEYTDADKKLQVVSEQWQKEIDNKQAELDKMYKDYDAEQFMLSDDLKKKREDELFNKEKELRDLQKKRFGYQGDLFKEREKLVKPLQDKVYNAVQKIAVARGYDFILDKSEGITVIFADPKLDKSDDILRELGIK; from the coding sequence ATGAAAAAAATATTGATCATTGCCATAGGCTTTATGCTGCTCACTGCAACTACATATGCACAACGATATGCAGTTATTGATACAAAGTATATCCTCAACAAAATGCCTGAGTATACCGACGCAGATAAAAAATTACAGGTAGTTAGCGAACAATGGCAAAAAGAGATCGACAATAAACAAGCTGAGTTAGATAAAATGTATAAAGATTACGATGCAGAACAATTTATGCTCAGCGACGACCTGAAAAAGAAACGCGAAGACGAATTATTTAATAAAGAAAAAGAATTACGAGACCTCCAGAAAAAACGTTTTGGTTACCAGGGCGATCTTTTTAAAGAAAGAGAGAAACTGGTAAAACCTTTACAGGACAAAGTTTACAACGCCGTGCAAAAAATTGCGGTGGCAAGGGGTTACGATTTCATACTTGATAAAAGTGAAGGAATTACCGTTATATTTGCCGACCCAAAATTGGACAAGAGCGACGATATATTACGTGAATTGGGAATAAAATAA
- a CDS encoding OmpH family outer membrane protein: MKKVIFSMLVLSAVMFAGEDVKAQQFKVAVFDIDYMVQAMPGYAAVDSLLQIYQQDSLTTEYNIYQSEYQRLDSTFKSDSAAGKAKAILDYTAGKRQEMAMNLVYWQQIAQRKSEAKRGQLAQPLYVQVANAYQKVLETKKYALILKPQTYEFGFPIDNLFISVAKELKLTSLPQELLQVGDDPDAKTAPAGTKPPATGAKPKTN; encoded by the coding sequence ATGAAAAAAGTTATCTTTTCAATGCTCGTTCTTTCTGCTGTAATGTTTGCAGGCGAAGACGTAAAGGCACAGCAGTTTAAGGTCGCAGTATTTGATATTGATTATATGGTACAGGCTATGCCCGGCTATGCTGCCGTAGACAGTCTCTTACAGATCTATCAGCAGGATTCTCTTACTACTGAATACAATATTTACCAAAGCGAATATCAGCGGCTCGACAGCACATTCAAATCAGACTCTGCTGCAGGAAAAGCAAAGGCGATATTAGACTATACTGCAGGCAAACGCCAGGAAATGGCCATGAACCTTGTGTACTGGCAGCAGATAGCACAAAGAAAATCTGAAGCAAAAAGAGGTCAGTTAGCCCAGCCACTTTACGTACAGGTTGCCAATGCTTATCAAAAAGTATTGGAAACAAAAAAGTATGCTCTTATTCTAAAACCACAGACTTATGAGTTTGGTTTCCCTATCGACAATCTTTTTATCTCCGTTGCAAAAGAATTAAAGCTTACTTCTCTGCCACAGGAATTATTACAGGTTGGTGATGATCCCGATGCAAAAACAGCACCTGCTGGTACTAAACCACCTGCAACTGGTGCAAAACCAAAAACGAATTAA
- the murI gene encoding glutamate racemase has protein sequence MQGSIGVFDSGYGGLTVLKEIVAKLPQYDYIYLGDNSRAPYGNRSFETVYHYTLQCVEWFFKQGCPLVILACNTASAKALRTIQQNDLPKIAPDKRVLGVIRPTTEVVGEYSKTKKVGVLATNGTVQSNSYVIEIEKFFPDIKVTQEACPMWVPLVENNEHEGHGADFFIKKNIHQLLKKEPLIDTILLACTHYPLLIKKIIEYTPVDITILTQGEIVANSLADYLHRHPEIETRLAKNNNRVFYTTDDTLDFDKHAAAFYGEQVSSNHVDLSERG, from the coding sequence ATGCAGGGTAGCATAGGCGTTTTTGATTCAGGTTATGGTGGTCTTACTGTGCTAAAAGAAATAGTGGCAAAACTGCCGCAGTACGATTATATCTATCTCGGCGATAACTCCCGTGCACCTTATGGCAACCGGTCTTTTGAAACAGTTTATCATTATACACTGCAGTGTGTGGAATGGTTTTTTAAACAGGGTTGCCCACTGGTTATACTTGCCTGTAATACTGCATCAGCAAAAGCGCTGCGCACCATACAACAGAATGATCTTCCTAAAATAGCACCCGATAAAAGGGTGCTTGGTGTAATAAGGCCTACAACAGAAGTTGTGGGAGAATACAGCAAGACAAAAAAAGTAGGCGTATTAGCAACAAATGGTACGGTGCAATCCAATTCTTACGTAATAGAAATTGAAAAATTCTTTCCCGATATTAAAGTTACACAGGAAGCATGCCCTATGTGGGTTCCGCTTGTTGAGAACAATGAACATGAGGGTCACGGTGCAGATTTTTTTATTAAGAAAAATATACACCAGTTGCTAAAAAAAGAACCGTTGATCGATACCATTTTACTGGCATGCACACATTATCCTTTACTGATCAAAAAAATAATAGAATATACGCCCGTTGATATAACCATTCTTACACAAGGAGAAATTGTTGCGAACAGTCTTGCAGATTATTTACATCGTCATCCCGAAATAGAAACACGATTAGCCAAAAATAATAACCGCGTATTTTATACCACTGATGATACGCTGGATTTTGATAAACATGCCGCTGCATTTTATGGCGAACAGGTATCATCCAATCATGTTGATCTTAGTGAGCGTGGTTGA
- a CDS encoding M20/M25/M40 family metallo-hydrolase: MRKIMLPVVAMLLLLSTMLHAQEKVDMGMMQKIKDEEKNNSQITTIAHNITDVCGPRLTNSPGYKRAIDLITKTFRDWGLVNTGPEAWGEFGRGWSTEKSYVALKQPYYQPMIAYPVAWTNGTKKQITAPVILLDKLDSANIDKLGADLKGKIVMVKTANINLRSAAKAYSTRYEDSVLNKMPDTYMLNRKQIDYFVPLVNNEYKTTLYLQSKGAAALLKSNSSGRDGTITVDGTSAYAKGYDAPLPELVITREDYLRLQRMVTDKENVQLEMDVQNKFYDDDLTGYNVVGEIAGTDPNLKNQVVMLGGHLDSWHSGTGATDNGAGCIVMMEAMRILKTLGVQPRRTIRIGLWGGEEQGLYGSFGYVKNHYGDPKDMKLKPEQKDVSAYFNLDNGSGKIRGIFLQNNEAVRDIFKAWLEPFADMGATGITSSNTGSTDHLSFDAVGIPAFQFIQDPLEYETRTHHSNMDNYDHLSIDDLKQAATIVAAFVYNAAMRDEMLPRKPLPQPERFIFETDTPF, encoded by the coding sequence ATGAGAAAAATAATGCTGCCTGTTGTTGCTATGCTTCTGCTGCTCTCAACAATGCTTCATGCCCAGGAAAAAGTTGATATGGGTATGATGCAAAAAATTAAAGACGAAGAAAAAAATAATTCGCAGATCACAACTATTGCACACAACATAACTGACGTATGTGGTCCAAGACTTACCAATTCACCCGGTTACAAAAGAGCAATTGATCTTATTACAAAGACATTCAGAGATTGGGGATTAGTAAACACAGGGCCTGAAGCATGGGGAGAATTCGGCAGAGGATGGAGCACAGAGAAATCTTATGTAGCATTGAAGCAACCATACTATCAGCCAATGATCGCCTATCCTGTTGCGTGGACCAATGGAACAAAAAAACAAATTACAGCACCGGTAATATTGCTCGATAAATTAGACTCTGCAAACATTGATAAACTGGGTGCAGATCTGAAAGGAAAAATTGTAATGGTAAAAACAGCTAACATCAATCTTAGATCTGCAGCTAAAGCTTATTCAACACGATATGAAGATTCTGTGTTAAACAAAATGCCTGATACATATATGCTTAACAGGAAGCAGATAGATTATTTTGTTCCGCTTGTAAATAATGAATACAAAACAACTTTGTATTTGCAATCGAAAGGTGCAGCAGCATTACTAAAATCAAATTCAAGTGGCAGAGACGGTACCATTACTGTTGATGGTACATCTGCTTATGCAAAAGGTTATGATGCGCCATTGCCGGAACTTGTTATTACAAGGGAAGATTATTTAAGATTGCAACGCATGGTTACAGATAAAGAAAATGTGCAGCTTGAAATGGATGTGCAGAATAAATTTTATGATGATGATCTGACAGGCTATAATGTTGTTGGTGAAATTGCTGGTACTGATCCAAACTTAAAGAACCAGGTTGTTATGCTTGGCGGCCATCTTGATTCATGGCACAGCGGCACAGGTGCAACAGATAATGGCGCAGGTTGCATTGTAATGATGGAAGCGATGCGTATTTTAAAAACCCTGGGTGTACAACCACGCAGAACTATCCGCATTGGTTTGTGGGGTGGTGAAGAACAAGGCTTGTATGGTTCTTTTGGTTACGTAAAAAATCATTATGGCGATCCAAAAGACATGAAGCTGAAACCTGAGCAAAAAGATGTTTCTGCTTACTTCAATCTTGATAATGGTTCCGGAAAAATACGTGGTATATTTCTGCAAAACAATGAAGCTGTTCGCGATATATTTAAAGCATGGTTAGAACCTTTCGCAGACATGGGTGCAACAGGAATTACCAGCAGCAATACGGGTTCTACAGATCATCTTTCATTTGATGCGGTTGGTATTCCTGCGTTCCAGTTTATTCAGGATCCTCTTGAATATGAAACACGCACACACCACAGCAATATGGACAATTACGATCATCTTTCTATTGATGATTTAAAACAAGCTGCTACTATTGTTGCAGCGTTTGTTTACAATGCTGCCATGCGGGATGAAATGTTGCCGCGTAAACCTTTGCCACAACCGGAAAGGTTTATTTTTGAAACCGATACACCATTCTAA
- a CDS encoding NUDIX hydrolase, producing MPSIIQYKDHDRFLLAVDCIIFGFDGERLKALFIKRGFEPETGKWSLMGGFAKKTESVEAAAARILKQLTGLDNIYMEQIGCFGDVDRDPGGRVVSIAYFALIKIADYSEEIMKEHNAKWFTIDKIPALIFDHKKMVLLAKERLQQKVANHPIGFELLPEKFTLRQLQNLYEAIYGNELDKRNFTRKILSLGILHKLNEKEKTSSRKGSYYFVFDEKRYKKLESEGVKFI from the coding sequence ATGCCCAGTATAATACAGTATAAAGACCACGACCGTTTTCTGCTTGCAGTAGATTGTATCATTTTTGGATTTGACGGGGAACGGTTAAAAGCACTCTTTATTAAAAGAGGCTTTGAACCGGAAACAGGTAAATGGTCATTAATGGGCGGCTTCGCAAAAAAAACAGAAAGCGTGGAAGCCGCTGCAGCACGTATCCTTAAACAACTTACCGGTCTTGATAATATTTACATGGAGCAGATCGGCTGCTTTGGCGATGTTGACAGAGATCCTGGTGGTCGTGTTGTATCCATTGCCTATTTTGCATTAATAAAGATTGCAGACTATAGTGAAGAAATAATGAAAGAACATAATGCAAAATGGTTTACCATAGATAAGATCCCGGCCCTCATTTTCGATCATAAAAAAATGGTTTTACTGGCAAAAGAAAGATTACAGCAAAAAGTTGCCAATCATCCTATAGGCTTTGAATTGCTGCCCGAAAAATTTACGTTGCGCCAGTTGCAGAATTTGTATGAAGCCATTTATGGCAATGAGCTTGATAAAAGAAATTTTACCAGGAAAATACTTTCGCTTGGCATTCTTCATAAGTTGAATGAAAAAGAAAAAACATCTTCGCGCAAAGGTTCATACTATTTTGTATTTGATGAAAAGCGGTACAAAAAATTAGAAAGCGAAGGCGTGAAATTTATTTAG
- a CDS encoding sodium:solute symporter family transporter, protein MNKLLFQDKLIFVVYFIIVAGYGYYIYRRKKKAVMDTHDFFLAEGSLTWWAIGASLIASNISAEQFIGMSGNGFTIGVAVAAYEWIAAIALIIVAVFFMPVYLKNKIFTMPQFLKTRYNETVALIMAIFWLFLYVFVNLTSILYLGAVAINNLVGGSENNFHLIIIALSVFAIFITLGGMKVIGFTDVIQVSVLIIGGLATTYVALTVVSKEFGYGESALEGFNQLLKNAPDHFQMIFSKPDANSTQQQVTNYLTIPGLLSYAAGIWIINLNYWGCNQYITQRALGADLKTARKGILFAGFIKLVMPIIVMLPGIAAYVLYQKGLLQNEMMAHSKNGMVVSDNAYSAILGYLPNGLIGLSLAALTAAIVASLAGKANSISTIFTLDIYKKYIKRDATETKMVWTGRIAILAAMIVSILLTWKDSLNIGGEGGFTFIQKYTGFISPGVFAMFILGMFWKRTTGAAAVAGVIVGFLLSVVFNVYAASWFGPDTWFYTAYKNADGIYEIPFHVCMGLAFGFTMLVMILMSLTGPKINPKAFALDKSMFKLQPGILAMIVITLLIISLLYVRFW, encoded by the coding sequence ATGAACAAACTTCTCTTCCAGGACAAACTCATCTTTGTTGTTTACTTTATTATTGTTGCAGGCTACGGTTATTACATCTATCGCAGGAAAAAGAAAGCGGTGATGGATACACACGACTTTTTTCTTGCAGAAGGATCACTTACATGGTGGGCTATTGGTGCATCACTGATTGCTTCTAATATATCTGCCGAGCAATTTATTGGCATGAGCGGTAACGGGTTTACTATTGGTGTAGCAGTTGCTGCATACGAATGGATCGCTGCCATTGCGCTTATCATTGTTGCGGTGTTTTTTATGCCGGTATACCTGAAGAACAAAATATTTACTATGCCGCAGTTTCTTAAAACACGCTATAATGAAACGGTGGCATTGATCATGGCGATCTTCTGGTTATTTTTGTATGTTTTTGTAAACCTTACTTCTATCTTATATCTTGGAGCAGTAGCCATCAATAATCTTGTGGGCGGTTCTGAAAATAATTTTCATCTTATTATTATAGCATTGTCTGTATTTGCCATTTTCATTACACTTGGCGGTATGAAAGTGATCGGGTTTACTGATGTAATACAGGTAAGCGTTTTGATTATTGGCGGGCTTGCTACAACTTATGTAGCGCTTACGGTGGTGAGTAAAGAATTTGGTTACGGAGAAAGTGCATTGGAAGGATTTAATCAACTACTTAAAAATGCGCCAGATCATTTTCAAATGATCTTTTCAAAGCCTGACGCAAATTCTACGCAGCAGCAGGTAACGAACTACTTAACTATACCCGGTTTGCTTTCTTATGCTGCAGGTATCTGGATCATTAATCTTAATTACTGGGGATGCAACCAATACATTACGCAAAGAGCTTTGGGTGCAGATCTTAAAACAGCACGTAAAGGAATTTTATTTGCGGGTTTTATAAAATTAGTAATGCCAATCATTGTGATGCTTCCCGGTATTGCTGCTTATGTGTTATATCAAAAAGGATTGCTGCAAAATGAAATGATGGCACACAGCAAGAATGGAATGGTTGTATCAGACAATGCATACTCTGCTATTCTTGGCTATTTGCCAAACGGGCTTATAGGTTTATCGCTTGCCGCATTAACTGCCGCCATTGTTGCATCGCTTGCCGGTAAAGCAAACAGTATCTCTACCATCTTTACTTTAGATATTTACAAGAAATATATTAAGAGAGATGCAACAGAAACGAAGATGGTATGGACAGGCCGCATAGCCATTCTTGCAGCAATGATCGTTTCTATTTTATTAACATGGAAAGATTCACTGAACATAGGTGGTGAAGGAGGCTTTACATTCATTCAAAAATATACAGGCTTTATTAGTCCTGGTGTTTTTGCCATGTTCATTTTGGGTATGTTTTGGAAGAGAACCACAGGTGCTGCAGCCGTTGCTGGTGTAATAGTAGGGTTCCTCTTATCGGTTGTTTTCAATGTATATGCAGCATCATGGTTTGGACCGGATACATGGTTTTATACAGCATATAAAAATGCAGACGGTATTTATGAAATACCTTTCCATGTATGTATGGGTCTTGCCTTTGGTTTTACAATGCTTGTTATGATCTTAATGAGTCTTACAGGTCCTAAAATAAATCCCAAAGCATTTGCACTGGACAAATCCATGTTTAAATTACAACCAGGCATCCTTGCTATGATTGTAATTACTTTACTTATTATTTCACTGCTTTATGTAAGGTTCTGGTAG
- the araA gene encoding L-arabinose isomerase gives MKNLIYTDGSKPLGKLEVWFITGSQNLYGEETLRQVAEHSKEIAAALHASAVIPVSVVFKPTVKSTEEIYALCQEANTAKSCIGIITWMHTFSPAKMWINGLKILQKPMLHLHTQYNRDIPWSDIDMDFMNLNQSAHGDREFGFMMSRMRMRRKVVVGHWQSADVHERINVWSRAAAGWHDWQGAKFVRFGDNMRYVAVTDGDKIEAELKFGFSVNTYGIGDLVQVIDAVKDEDIDALCAKYEKLYKVQDSLKKGGARHTSLRDTAKIEIGMRKFLEDGNYKGFTDTFEDLHGMAQLPGLPSQRLMGEGYGFAGEGDWKTSALIRAMKVMGTGLKGGNSFMEDYTYHFEPDNEMVLGAHMLEICESIADGKPSCEIHPLGIGGKADPVRLVFNVTGGTALNASIVDMGSRFRLLVNKVVAVAPQHDLPKLPVARVLWKPYPNMADGCAAWIYAGGAHHTAYSQNLTAEHLEDFADMAGIECIMIDEYTKLRELKNELRWSDVYYQLNK, from the coding sequence ATGAAGAATCTTATTTATACAGATGGAAGCAAACCTTTAGGTAAACTGGAAGTGTGGTTTATTACCGGAAGTCAGAACCTGTATGGCGAAGAAACGCTGCGGCAAGTAGCAGAACATTCCAAAGAAATTGCAGCAGCATTACATGCTTCTGCAGTAATCCCGGTGAGCGTGGTGTTTAAACCAACAGTAAAATCAACAGAAGAAATTTATGCGCTTTGCCAGGAAGCAAATACAGCAAAGAGCTGTATTGGTATTATTACATGGATGCATACTTTCTCTCCTGCAAAAATGTGGATCAATGGTTTGAAGATCTTGCAGAAACCAATGCTGCATTTGCATACACAATACAACCGCGATATTCCATGGAGTGATATTGATATGGACTTCATGAACCTTAACCAAAGTGCACATGGTGACCGTGAATTTGGTTTTATGATGAGTCGTATGCGCATGAGAAGAAAAGTTGTAGTGGGTCATTGGCAGAGTGCGGACGTACATGAACGCATCAATGTATGGAGCCGTGCAGCAGCCGGATGGCATGATTGGCAGGGTGCAAAGTTTGTACGTTTTGGAGACAATATGCGTTATGTTGCTGTTACGGATGGCGATAAGATAGAAGCAGAATTGAAATTTGGTTTTTCTGTAAACACATATGGTATCGGGGACCTGGTGCAGGTGATCGATGCTGTGAAAGATGAAGATATTGATGCGCTTTGCGCTAAGTATGAAAAGCTGTACAAGGTACAGGACAGTTTAAAAAAAGGCGGTGCAAGACATACCTCTTTGAGGGATACGGCAAAGATCGAAATTGGCATGCGCAAATTTTTGGAAGATGGTAATTACAAAGGATTCACAGATACATTTGAAGATTTGCATGGAATGGCACAATTGCCGGGACTTCCTTCGCAACGCTTAATGGGTGAAGGTTACGGCTTTGCGGGAGAAGGTGACTGGAAAACGTCAGCACTTATAAGAGCTATGAAAGTAATGGGCACAGGTTTAAAAGGCGGTAACTCTTTTATGGAAGATTACACTTACCATTTTGAACCCGATAACGAAATGGTTTTAGGTGCGCATATGCTGGAGATATGCGAAAGCATCGCAGATGGCAAACCATCGTGTGAGATACATCCATTGGGGATTGGTGGCAAAGCAGATCCGGTGAGACTTGTATTCAATGTTACAGGAGGTACAGCCTTAAATGCATCAATAGTAGATATGGGTAGCAGGTTTCGTTTGCTTGTAAATAAAGTAGTGGCAGTAGCGCCACAACACGATTTGCCTAAACTTCCGGTTGCAAGAGTATTGTGGAAACCGTATCCCAACATGGCAGATGGTTGTGCTGCATGGATCTATGCAGGCGGAGCCCATCATACTGCATACAGCCAAAACCTAACTGCAGAGCACTTAGAAGATTTTGCAGACATGGCAGGCATTGAATGTATAATGATAGATGAGTATACCAAACTGCGTGAATTGAAAAATGAATTAAGATGGAGTGACGTATACTACCAGTTGAATAAGTAA
- a CDS encoding glycoside hydrolase family 127 protein produces MKRIILSFSLLSTTFLFAQKKDYPIQAVPFTSVKLTDNFWLPRIKMNATVTIPASFERCESTGRVKNFVMAATHQGKFCTIYPFDDTDIYKTIEGASYSLSLFPDVKLAAYLDSLITIIGKAQEPDGYLYTARTINPNDVGAWVGKQRWEKERELSHELYNAGHLYEAAAAHYMATGKRNLLDIALKNADLVCSVFGPGKRHVAPGHEIVEMGLVKLYRISGKPEYLATAKDFIEYRGHYNGYDSTSKDEWKNGMYWQDDKPVVDQREAEGHAVRAGYLYSGVADIAALTGDQQLLAAVDSIWTNVVTKKMYVQGGAGAIGDGERYGENYELPNETAYNETCAAIANIFWNQRMFLLHGDSKYIDVMEKILYNGFISGIGLDGKSFFYTNAMQIKNTFSHADMEAQRSGWFPCSCCPTNDVRILPSIPGYVYAQKDDKLFVNLFINGTSNMKVMDKDVSVEQQNNYPWDGDLKFIVNTKKPSNFSMLVRIPGWAKGIAMPSDLYTFKNQMRIQVQIPITVNGQPVEYEMENGYAVIKRIWKKNDVVEVKLPMNVERVVANENVKSDIGKVALQRGPVIYCAEWKDNEGRAANIVMPDAATFTTEFKQDMLNGIQVIKSTVPAVIVDANGETVQTKQQPFVAIPYYAWANRGKGEMMIWFPEKVKDVDIIAGE; encoded by the coding sequence ATGAAACGGATCATTCTCTCTTTTTCATTACTCTCAACAACTTTTTTGTTTGCGCAAAAAAAGGATTATCCTATACAGGCGGTGCCTTTTACGAGCGTAAAACTTACCGATAATTTTTGGCTGCCACGTATAAAGATGAATGCCACTGTTACTATTCCTGCATCGTTTGAGCGATGCGAAAGCACAGGTCGTGTAAAGAATTTTGTAATGGCGGCAACGCACCAGGGAAAGTTTTGTACCATCTATCCTTTTGATGACACAGACATTTATAAAACAATTGAAGGCGCATCTTACTCATTGAGTTTATTTCCGGATGTAAAGCTTGCGGCGTACTTAGATTCATTGATAACGATCATTGGCAAAGCGCAGGAACCAGATGGATATTTATACACTGCAAGAACAATCAATCCAAATGATGTTGGTGCGTGGGTGGGCAAACAACGTTGGGAAAAAGAGAGAGAGTTGAGTCATGAATTATACAATGCCGGTCATTTATATGAAGCAGCAGCAGCGCATTATATGGCAACGGGCAAAAGAAATTTGTTAGACATCGCATTGAAGAATGCAGATCTCGTTTGTTCTGTTTTTGGTCCGGGTAAAAGACATGTGGCACCCGGTCATGAAATAGTTGAAATGGGGCTGGTAAAATTATACCGTATCAGTGGTAAGCCTGAATATTTAGCAACAGCAAAAGATTTTATTGAATATCGCGGGCACTATAATGGTTACGATTCAACGAGTAAAGATGAATGGAAGAATGGCATGTACTGGCAGGATGATAAGCCAGTTGTTGATCAACGGGAAGCAGAAGGTCATGCTGTGCGTGCAGGTTACTTATACTCCGGCGTTGCAGATATAGCAGCACTTACAGGAGATCAGCAATTGCTTGCAGCTGTTGATAGCATCTGGACAAATGTTGTTACAAAGAAAATGTATGTACAGGGTGGTGCAGGTGCAATTGGAGATGGTGAACGTTATGGTGAGAATTATGAATTGCCCAATGAAACTGCATACAATGAAACGTGTGCAGCTATTGCAAATATATTCTGGAATCAACGTATGTTCCTTTTGCATGGAGATTCAAAATATATTGATGTGATGGAGAAAATTTTATACAACGGGTTTATCTCAGGAATCGGTTTGGATGGAAAATCTTTTTTCTACACCAATGCGATGCAGATAAAAAACACTTTCTCGCATGCTGATATGGAAGCACAACGTTCAGGATGGTTTCCTTGTTCCTGTTGCCCTACCAATGATGTGCGCATACTTCCATCAATTCCCGGTTACGTGTATGCCCAAAAAGATGACAAGTTGTTTGTAAATCTTTTTATCAACGGCACTTCAAACATGAAAGTGATGGATAAAGATGTTTCTGTTGAGCAGCAAAATAATTATCCATGGGATGGTGATCTTAAGTTCATTGTCAACACAAAGAAGCCTTCAAATTTCTCCATGCTGGTGCGCATTCCGGGCTGGGCAAAAGGTATTGCAATGCCTTCAGATCTTTATACTTTCAAAAATCAGATGCGCATACAGGTGCAAATTCCAATCACGGTAAATGGTCAGCCTGTTGAGTATGAAATGGAAAATGGTTACGCAGTCATCAAAAGAATATGGAAGAAAAATGATGTTGTTGAAGTAAAACTTCCAATGAATGTGGAGCGTGTTGTTGCAAATGAAAATGTAAAAAGTGATATTGGAAAGGTTGCATTACAGCGTGGCCCTGTTATTTATTGCGCAGAGTGGAAAGACAATGAGGGCCGTGCAGCAAATATCGTAATGCCAGACGCAGCAACTTTTACAACAGAATTTAAACAGGATATGTTAAATGGTATTCAGGTTATTAAGTCCACAGTTCCTGCGGTTATTGTTGATGCAAACGGGGAAACAGTTCAAACCAAACAACAGCCTTTTGTTGCTATTCCATATTATGCATGGGCAAATCGCGGCAAAGGTGAAATGATGATCTGGTTTCCGGAGAAAGTAAAAGATGTAGACATTATTGCGGGTGAATAA
- a CDS encoding L-ribulose-5-phosphate 4-epimerase, whose protein sequence is MKYEHIQQEAYEANMQLPKLGLVLFTFGNVSAADRSLGVFAIKPSGVPYENLSPDKMVVVDFDANVVEGTLRPSSDTKTHAVLYKYWETLGGIAHTHSTYATSWAQAQRDIPIFGTTHADHNTVDIPCAPPMHDDMIKGNYEHETGFQIMNCFNERKLDYKEVEMILVGNHAPFTWGKNADKAVYNSAVLEQIAHMAFITESINADAQRLKETLIKKHFERKHGPDSYYGQ, encoded by the coding sequence ATGAAATACGAACATATACAACAGGAGGCTTACGAAGCCAACATGCAATTACCAAAACTCGGTTTGGTATTGTTTACGTTTGGTAACGTAAGTGCAGCTGACAGAAGTCTGGGTGTATTTGCAATCAAGCCAAGTGGTGTGCCTTATGAAAATCTTTCGCCTGATAAAATGGTTGTAGTAGATTTTGATGCAAACGTTGTTGAAGGAACACTGCGACCGTCCTCAGATACAAAGACGCACGCTGTATTGTACAAATATTGGGAAACACTTGGTGGCATTGCGCATACACATTCCACCTATGCTACATCCTGGGCACAGGCGCAAAGAGACATACCAATTTTCGGAACCACTCACGCAGATCATAATACGGTTGATATTCCCTGTGCACCGCCAATGCACGATGACATGATCAAAGGAAATTATGAACACGAAACAGGTTTCCAGATCATGAATTGTTTTAATGAACGTAAACTGGATTATAAAGAAGTGGAGATGATACTTGTGGGTAATCATGCACCTTTCACATGGGGCAAGAACGCCGACAAGGCTGTTTACAACAGCGCGGTGCTTGAGCAAATTGCACACATGGCTTTTATTACAGAATCAATAAATGCAGATGCACAGCGGTTAAAAGAAACATTGATCAAAAAACATTTTGAGCGTAAGCACGGACCTGATAGTTATTACGGACAATAG